From a single Nicotiana tabacum cultivar K326 chromosome 8, ASM71507v2, whole genome shotgun sequence genomic region:
- the LOC142162896 gene encoding uncharacterized protein LOC142162896, translated as MLISDGKELDFASSFLSQRRSTDLSRLVNHGLIVSGKTYALKGFIFDSLKIQMQSLSMYLDVWIQQKKQGVSRAIEAIPNAVVTAGTNRTAPSARYSKSR; from the exons ATGCTGATCAGTGATGGAAAGGAGCTAGACTTTGCTTCTTCCTTCCTTTCGCAACGTCGTTCTACCG ATCTCTCTCGTTTGGTAAATCATGGACTCATTGTCAGTGGCAAAACATATGCCCTAAAAGGTTTTATATTTGACAGCTTAAAAATCCAG atgcaaagtcttagtatgtacctggatgtttggatacaacagaagaagcaaggggtcagtagAGCAATAGAAGCAATACCAAACGCAGTAGTAACAGCAGGTACAAATAGGACAGCTCCCAGTGCAAGATACAGTAAGAGCCGATGA